The genomic interval aaaaatattttttatttatagagaAAATTTACCCGAGTTCAATAAATATATGATCGCATAAAAAGGGTGTAATTAACTCGTAAACCATATCAATTAAAGTAAACTCTATGTCATTTTGGTAAGTTGAGATTGTGTTACCTAGTTgcctttgttttatttttgttgattgAGTTATAATTGGGTTTAGATGGGGTTGATGAATTATAAGCTggattaatttaattaactagACATGTAATTAGTGTTTTGGTAATGTTAACAGTTTTTTTATTGTGCTTGAATTAAAGTGATATAGTTGTCAGCATTTTAAACACTTTGTATAGAGTACTTGTCATTTATATTACTATTTAATTGAGTAGGATTGTTGtttagttaattttaatatgaatGTCTTGATTTTTAACAAAtagaactatttttttaatttttttgacttattttaataacttaTAGCTAAATTCAACTATGTTTTATTGAGTTAGGTCTAAAGACTTAATCAAAATCACTTACATCCGTAGTTAATGTCGCAATGAATTATTCCTCAAGTATCAATAACTTcaataaatctttttcaagtAAAGAGTGTTGTTAAGAACTTATACATAATATAgcaattagttaaattaattgAAATGTATAAAATCAAAAGGTAACTATTAAATGAGAGGCAGCactaaaaaatgtgtttttcaaTCATTCTCAACCAATAGCAGGGAAGACGTTATAAAAATACTTTAGGAAATATGTTATTAACATTTTTCTCTTaccatttataaaagaaatctTCAATCAAAATACTCTCTTTGGTACTTTCTGTTTTtggatattttatatttctatttatcTTGAATTTTTcaagttgaaaataaataaaaaatatttttctaacacaattttactTTCTACATTCTTTAAATTAATCTACATGAGAGTGAAAATGAAAAGGgcgaatatatatttattgtaaaacgtaaatataaaagaattaaatgaGAAAACTTCATAACTATTTTAtgtgaaaaataaaactataatatttttaattggtatgaaaaaaacttaaatgattattaaaaataaaaatattttattaacacTTTTGTTTACTAACATATACTTAAGTATGTGGTATTGGgtggagtttttttttaattctgatTAGTGTTGTAACAGTGAGAACATATTTTTAACATTTGAGTACGGGTTCGGAAGTAAAAGAGTTTCAAACAAAGAGAGAAAGAAGCAACAATTTCATTGGAGGGAGAGAGTAAAAATCAACGCGAAACACAAACAAATCAATAACATGAGACAACATAtcatgggtggtccgataacgggtCTGATAGCGGGTGACAGAATAGATACAACAAATACTCGTtaggatagactttaaatgaTTCTGATACCaaattaagaagtgaactttaaacctaacttaactccataaaactgactcataagataaaatttacatcaacttatatataatgaattgtTCTCATCTCTCTATCGAATCTCCAACAATTCTGAAAActcaaacaagaaaaaaaaaatatttaagcttaaaagtttattatttcataaatttcaacTGAAGTTACCACGTCAACAAACACAATCTCAAAATGTGTGTTACTTTTGTAGAGAGTGTCAAATATTTAGGgactaaaaataaattgaacAGCAGTAACAATAAGATATGATTGGTGGTTATTAATTAAGAATGATTGAAGTGGTGATAATGTAAAAGTATGGGGTTTGTCTGGAGTTCTATAGCAATGGAGGAAGcagttaaaaaaaaagtgtgattGAAACAGAAGTGAAGCTTCCATGGGTTGACACGTAATGGGAACAAGATGACGCGTGGTCACAATCACATCACAGATAGCACCTTCACTCTTTTGGTATTAGCGGCACCATCTTCTGCTATATCTTTCGATCTAAATCTGCTCTCCACACACTCCACACTCACtgcatcgtcttcttcttctggACCCCTTCCTTCCAAACTCTGCTTCAGATCTACCCATTACACACTTACACACTGCAGAAAGGCACAAGATGAGGAAGTGATGAGGTAGCCCTGAATAGAAAAAATGGGTGGGGGCCGGTTCAATCCAACGCAGATGGGGAAAAGGGTTCCGAAGAGGGTCTGGTTAAGCTTCCAAAATTCAATGGGAGTCCTCGTGGGTGGAAACCATACCTCCTCCAGGTTTTGCACTCGCTAATCTCCTTCTCTCTCTCATCTTTCGGCTTCAACTTTTTCTCTATCAATTCAAATCAATCTCTCTTCATCCAACAACTTTAATGGACACAAAGCCCTTCTTCAACCTCCAAATCCTCAATGCCACAATCCCCAGGCGCGTCCTTCTACGCTCCATACTCCTCGCCTGCGCCATCTCCGTGGTCTCTCTCTACCGCGCGCAATCCCTCTTCGATTTCGCTCCTATCGCCACCTACTTCGATTGCGTTTCCGGTTTCTATGGCGTCACTTTCCGCCCCGCTTCTCAATTGCTCCGAACCCGCTTCTGGGTCCCTTCCAATTGCGAGAAAGACGCCAACTTGACCCTCACCGTGGTCACGGACCTCACCGCTAACCGGTGGCTTCACCCCGGAGCGAAGAGCCTCTGCGTTGGAGAAGGCTCTTTAATGGCCGTCGCGACAATGAAACAGTTAGGTTTCTCCGCCGTAAGCGCCGTCCAAACGCGCAGTTTCGAGCAGAAGGAGGTCCTGTACGAGGATTCTTCCTTCGATTTCGTGTTTTCCAGGGACCTCGACAAGGTTTCTGTGCCTGCTCTGTTGGTTCTCGAGGTTGAGCGTGTTCTTAAGCCTGGAGGGATTGGTGCCCTTATTGTAGGTACCTCTGGTTCGCATCCCAATGATTTAATAAGGGCAGCCACCCCTGTTTCCTCTTTGTTAAGGTCTTCCAATGTGGTGCATGTTGATTATGTGAATGAGCTTAACCTTGTTGTTTTCAagaaaagatttgaaaataCTACTTCGTTTTACCAACATAGTTTACCCGCTGATTGTCCCAGTCTCACCTTCACCAAACCCCTCGTAGAGTTGATGGAGCCTCTCGTGagtgaaaaacaaaaatcaccAGCTCCTGAGTTTCAGAAGAACATTCCCTATTTGCCTAAGTTTGTGGATGTTTCCACTAGGAAGAGGTTGGTGTATATTGATATTGGGGTGGGGGAGCTTCTTAATGCCAATGTTAGTGATTGGTTCCTGCCATCGTACCCTATTGATCAGAAAGATTTCAATGTGTACTTTGTTCACTACAACACTTCCATTATGTTGTCCTATGTGAAGCGACCTGGTATTACCTTTGTTTATCACCCTGGCTTGGCTGGTATTGGGAAGGGCACATCTAAGCTTGGAACGGATGATAATGATGATGACCTGGATTCTTTCCTTGGGGAGGAGGAGTTTGATTTCCTTGCCTGGTTCAGAGAAACTGTGCAATATGCTGATTTTGTGGTCCTCAAGATGAATGCAGGAAATGTTGAACTCAAGTTCCTCTCGGATATATTTGAGAATGGAGCTATATGCTTTGTTGATGAGTTGTTTCTCAAGTGTCCCGAGAGGGGAGGTGATGATAAAAGTGTAACCAGCAAGGAAAGTTGTATGGATATTTACAAGGGTCTCAGAAGCAATGGTGTCTATGTCCATCAATGGTGGGGAGACTAAGTTGCATTGAATATCTTTCATGATTATTACAGTGTGTGAGAGAAACTTTGTGTTGTTGCAAGTTTCTCTACGTTTCATGTGTTTGGACTATAGTCCAATTGTGTCTATCGTTGTTGTTGTCTGTGAAAGTATGAAGGATGCTATGAACATCCAAGTGCTTTTATGGTTGGGCGCTTAATGCTAAATAAACAACCACTGTCGTTCTCGTTTGCTAATAAAACTGTGATGATTTCGTGTTGTTCTGTGAGTTTTCACTTTTATTGGTTTTGGGTTATAATGGCAAGTGGTAATTGGTTGGATCCTtacaagaaacaagctgaaggcACAATAAATTCCATAAGGAAGGAATCATTTCATTAGATCGGATCATGGAGCATGCCATACTTCATTCATGTTGCCATACCgattaaaataatacaaaatcaATAACTCTCAGATTCACTGTATTTGAAATCATTGCTATATGTtcctaaaaacataaaatatgttATCATCTTCAATGTCGtctagtgattttttttaatgctgTAAAGACATTTTTTTGAACTTCGGAAAATTTTCACTGAATACTAAATATGCGATATGTCACTAACAGTAACACTTTGGAACACTCTTACTTAATTGGTTCAAAAATTTCAACTCGGTCATGTCTAATTCCAACCAATTCGAGTATTGAATTTAAGTTTTGTAAATTTACCTTATAAGACATTTTCCAATATAAGTTACTCCATGAACAAAGTATATGACATTAATGAGATTCTTAATTAAGAACTGTGTTACATAAAATTATGGGTATTAACAATATTTCAATATCGACCATTACTAACAATTAGTTCAGACCTCATTTAATCACTTCTCTCATTTAATCCTTTTGTTGCAGATGCAAATGTCAAATTTAGAAATTTCAagctatttcttttcttttatttatatttaatctgTTTGTTACTTTTTTATCCTATAAAAACCAAGACACACTTGGAAAGATACTCCAAAATGAAAGAAAGTACATCTTGAGTtttagggtgtgtttggattagagggtgagggggagtggaaagttgagggtgagtgggagtggaagtgtgaggaaagtgtgaagaaaattaaggttgtttggattggggtatgttagagtggatgtgtgaagaaagtttattggaaATTGTGAATGGTGTGATAGTTGTGagagtattttaatatattttgaatagtaaaatttgtaagattacaattttatcctttatataaaaaaagaataaataatgattaatcctatttcatattttagttaattataattttaaattaaagtataattatattatttaacattttattaattaagaattattttttatttaagttaatttatttacataattttaatattataaatgattttataaattatgttatgttatatatatacaaatataattaaaaacaatatgattACGTAAATAAGTAGCATGAAAAGTAGCATAAAACCTTAACAATAACAATGTCAACGTcaaaaataacaaacaaaattcATCAATGTTTAACATGAaacttagaaataaaaataacaatgacaataacataataataacacACTCAATGGCCTTGATGACGTCGAATGTCAGTCAGAGTAACCTCCATTTTGTCCATTCGGGTATTCATCTTTTCCATGCCGGACAAAATTTGATTTAACAATTCCCTTTGAGTGGGGTTTTCTTCCTCGGGTTGACCACCTTCATCATCTTGTGGTGGCAAttcatcctcttcatcttcttcttcgtttgcaTGTTGTGGTCTACCAAGTTGCCATATGCCATTGACctgaaatatatttaattttgtcatactTTTTTTGCCAAAGTAATGATTCCAGCCTAACATTGTTGCTTGTTCATTGGACAAGTCAAAGCCATACACCTGCAAAATCCTCGTTATCAAATTTGCATATGGGAGAGACATCTTGTTATCCCGACATTTGATGATTTGTTGCATTATGTAATGAGGCCAATTAATGCGTACGTTATTCTTGATTAACCACATcatgaaaatatcttcattcAGCAGTTGTGCATAGTTGCTTCCTCGAGGGCACAAGATATGCACCGTAATGCAACAGTCGGTCATTCATCTTCAGACTACCGACATTTTTCAGATTTTCACCTTGAACATCTTCACGAATCATGGTGGATAGTGCTAGTGCTCGATCAAAATTCACTTCCTCAGGGATCGTCCCGGGGTTAACTTAAGACCGTCATACTGTAGATGAGCAATGGTCATCCAATCCACTTCTTTGATGTGTATCATTTTTCCGCAAATCTCAATGGCAAGGTGACTAGCAGGTGTGAATTTTGCATTTGTATAAAAAACCCTTACCAAATCCTCATAATATGGAAGATTAATTCCGAGGAAAGGTTGTAAACCTTGCCAATTGAGAAGATTTTGGAATTCAAATCCTGGACCAGCAAAAAATGGAGTATTCATCACTTTTGGTGGTAATACTGTTCTTGCGTGAAaattcttttcaaaaaccaccATTTGACGCCTGGTACTGaagtatcttgaataatcaagaaCTTCTGGAA from Phaseolus vulgaris cultivar G19833 chromosome 1, P. vulgaris v2.0, whole genome shotgun sequence carries:
- the LOC137814447 gene encoding uncharacterized protein; its protein translation is MDTKPFFNLQILNATIPRRVLLRSILLACAISVVSLYRAQSLFDFAPIATYFDCVSGFYGVTFRPASQLLRTRFWVPSNCEKDANLTLTVVTDLTANRWLHPGAKSLCVGEGSLMAVATMKQLGFSAVSAVQTRSFEQKEVLYEDSSFDFVFSRDLDKVSVPALLVLEVERVLKPGGIGALIVGTSGSHPNDLIRAATPVSSLLRSSNVVHVDYVNELNLVVFKKRFENTTSFYQHSLPADCPSLTFTKPLVELMEPLVSEKQKSPAPEFQKNIPYLPKFVDVSTRKRLVYIDIGVGELLNANVSDWFLPSYPIDQKDFNVYFVHYNTSIMLSYVKRPGITFVYHPGLAGIGKGTSKLGTDDNDDDLDSFLGEEEFDFLAWFRETVQYADFVVLKMNAGNVELKFLSDIFENGAICFVDELFLKCPERGGDDKSVTSKESCMDIYKGLRSNGVYVHQWWGD